A genome region from Dickeya chrysanthemi NCPPB 402 includes the following:
- the rffC gene encoding dTDP-4-amino-4,6-dideoxy-D-galactose acyltransferase, whose translation MPVRAEICAEIEPLVWESEFFQRISGRLSFADAAPPLTSADLDRYELCQAKLAAGDLATADALSALGFRLAEGEVDFSMPVVPAARAVFAVGVREAEVGDIPALRAAAAKSFVLSRFRSPWYRPDDCGRFYARWVEKAVYGTFDDACLVLGGQGGPLQGFVTLRQTSPNAARIGVLSAWPGMTGQGIGQRLMQVARVWCQQRGIRRLTVATQTSNLAALRLYLRSGARVESTAYWFYR comes from the coding sequence ATGCCTGTTCGTGCTGAGATTTGTGCCGAAATTGAACCGCTGGTTTGGGAAAGTGAGTTTTTTCAGCGTATTAGCGGAAGACTGAGCTTCGCCGACGCCGCACCGCCGTTAACCTCCGCGGATCTGGATCGCTATGAGTTATGCCAGGCCAAACTGGCGGCAGGCGATTTGGCAACGGCCGATGCGTTGTCAGCGCTGGGATTCCGGTTAGCGGAAGGCGAAGTGGATTTCAGTATGCCGGTTGTACCCGCCGCCCGTGCCGTGTTTGCCGTCGGCGTGCGTGAGGCTGAAGTGGGCGATATCCCGGCGCTGCGGGCGGCGGCGGCGAAAAGTTTTGTGCTGAGCCGGTTCCGATCGCCGTGGTATCGACCGGATGATTGCGGGCGGTTTTACGCCCGTTGGGTGGAGAAGGCGGTCTATGGCACTTTTGATGACGCCTGTCTGGTGCTGGGGGGACAAGGCGGCCCGCTGCAAGGTTTTGTGACGCTACGCCAGACATCACCGAACGCGGCGCGCATCGGCGTGTTATCCGCCTGGCCGGGGATGACCGGCCAGGGGATTGGTCAGCGGTTGATGCAGGTGGCGCGGGTCTGGTGCCAGCAGCGCGGCATTCGCCGGTTGACGGTGGCGACCCAAACCAGCAATCTGGCGGCATTACGGCTCTATCTGCGCAGCGGTGCGCGGGTGGAGAGCACCGCTTACTGGTTTTATCGATAA
- the rffA gene encoding dTDP-4-amino-4,6-dideoxygalactose transaminase codes for MIPFNAPPVVGSELEYMQAAMRSGKLSGDGMFTLRCQQWLEHYSGSCKVLLTPSCTASLEMAALLLNIQPGDEVIMPSYTFVSTANAFVLRGATIVFVDIRPDTLNLDENRIAAAITNKTRAIVVVHYAGVGCDMNAIMTLAQQHGLFVVEDAAQGMMSHYQDRPLGAIGHIGCFSFHETKNYTAGGEGGATLINDPELAARAEIIREKGTNRSQFFRGQADKYTWRDIGSSYLMADIQAAYLWGQLEAAQRIHDRRLALWRHYAHAFAPLAASGRVTLPVIPADCRHNGHLFFLRLGNEAERSAFISHMKAADILTVFHYIPLHASPAGRRFGRFVGEDRHTTRESERLVRLPLFYNLSDADQRTVIHSVLSFFS; via the coding sequence ATGATCCCTTTTAACGCCCCCCCGGTAGTGGGATCGGAACTGGAGTATATGCAGGCGGCGATGCGTAGCGGCAAACTTAGCGGCGACGGCATGTTTACCCTCCGTTGTCAGCAGTGGCTGGAGCATTACTCGGGCAGTTGCAAAGTGCTGTTGACGCCTTCCTGTACCGCGTCGTTGGAAATGGCGGCGTTGTTGCTGAATATCCAGCCCGGCGATGAAGTGATCATGCCGAGTTATACCTTTGTCTCCACCGCCAACGCCTTTGTGCTGCGTGGCGCCACCATTGTGTTTGTCGATATCCGACCGGATACCCTCAATCTGGATGAAAACCGCATTGCAGCGGCGATTACGAACAAGACGCGTGCCATCGTCGTGGTGCATTACGCCGGTGTGGGCTGCGACATGAACGCCATTATGACGTTGGCGCAGCAACACGGGCTGTTTGTGGTGGAAGACGCCGCGCAGGGGATGATGTCGCACTATCAGGACCGGCCGTTGGGCGCTATCGGCCATATCGGTTGCTTTAGTTTCCATGAAACCAAGAATTACACCGCAGGCGGAGAAGGCGGCGCGACGCTGATCAACGACCCCGAGCTGGCGGCGCGGGCCGAGATCATCCGTGAGAAAGGCACCAACCGCAGCCAGTTCTTTCGTGGCCAGGCGGATAAGTACACCTGGCGCGATATCGGCTCCAGTTATCTGATGGCGGATATTCAGGCGGCGTATCTGTGGGGGCAACTGGAGGCGGCGCAGCGCATCCATGACCGGCGTCTGGCGTTATGGCGACATTATGCGCACGCCTTCGCGCCGCTGGCGGCGTCGGGTCGCGTAACATTGCCGGTGATCCCGGCGGATTGCCGTCACAACGGTCATCTGTTTTTCCTGCGCCTGGGTAATGAAGCGGAGCGCTCGGCGTTTATCAGCCATATGAAAGCCGCGGACATACTAACAGTGTTTCACTACATTCCGTTGCACGCCAGCCCGGCGGGGCGGCGGTTTGGCCGCTTTGTCGGCGAAGACCGCCATACCACGCGGGAAAGCGAACGGCTGGTGCGCCTGCCGCTGTTCTACAACTTGTCTGATGCTGACCAGCGTACCGTCATCCATTCGGTGCTGAGTTTCTTTTCCTGA
- the wzxE gene encoding lipid III flippase WzxE has product MSLARASLWTAASTLVKIGAGLVVVKLLAMTFGPEGVGLAGNYRQLITVLGVMAGAGIANGVTRAVAATPPDPDRPNPLLGTAVSLSMGFSLLLALSLWLLSAPLSRLLFGDDAYQPVMRALACLQLGIALASLLLAILKGYRDVQGNALAVIAGSLLGAVAYGVSFWLGAYTGALVGLALMPALVCVPALVLLLRRTPLYLRALTPFWSWPLAAQLTRFSLMTLMTAVTLPVGYVMMRNLLAAHYTWQEVGLWQGMTTISDAWLQFITASFTVYLLPALARLQDKNAVRYEIFSALRWVLPVAALVAAAIWLARDVAIHILFSGAFSSMRGLFAWQLAGDVLKVGAYVFGYLVIAKASLRFYVLAELSQFLLLTGFARWLIPLHGALGASQAYLATYAVYFLLCCGVFMLYCRRA; this is encoded by the coding sequence ATGTCGCTGGCGCGGGCATCGCTGTGGACGGCGGCCTCCACACTGGTCAAAATCGGCGCGGGGCTGGTGGTCGTCAAACTGCTGGCGATGACGTTCGGCCCGGAAGGCGTGGGGCTGGCCGGTAACTACCGCCAGTTGATCACCGTACTGGGGGTGATGGCCGGCGCGGGCATCGCCAACGGCGTGACCCGGGCGGTGGCCGCCACACCGCCGGACCCAGACCGCCCCAATCCGCTGCTGGGAACGGCGGTATCACTGTCGATGGGGTTCTCGTTGTTGCTGGCGTTGTCGCTATGGTTGCTGTCTGCGCCGTTATCGCGCCTGCTGTTTGGTGATGATGCCTACCAACCGGTCATGCGGGCGCTGGCTTGTCTGCAACTGGGGATCGCGCTGGCCAGCCTGCTACTGGCGATACTGAAAGGGTATCGGGATGTGCAAGGCAATGCGCTGGCTGTGATAGCTGGCAGCCTGCTGGGTGCCGTGGCATATGGCGTGAGTTTCTGGCTCGGGGCTTATACCGGTGCGCTGGTGGGCCTGGCGCTGATGCCGGCGTTGGTGTGCGTGCCTGCGTTGGTACTGTTATTACGGCGAACGCCGCTATATTTGCGAGCACTCACACCGTTCTGGTCATGGCCGTTGGCGGCTCAGTTAACCCGGTTCAGCCTGATGACGTTGATGACTGCCGTGACGCTGCCCGTCGGTTACGTAATGATGCGAAACCTGCTGGCCGCTCATTACACCTGGCAGGAGGTCGGGCTATGGCAGGGGATGACGACCATTTCCGATGCCTGGCTGCAGTTTATTACCGCTTCGTTTACCGTTTATCTGCTGCCTGCGCTGGCGCGCCTGCAGGATAAAAATGCCGTCCGATATGAGATTTTCAGCGCATTGCGGTGGGTGCTGCCGGTGGCGGCGCTGGTGGCCGCGGCGATTTGGCTGGCCCGCGATGTGGCGATTCATATCCTGTTTTCCGGCGCGTTTTCGTCCATGCGAGGGCTGTTTGCATGGCAACTGGCGGGTGATGTATTGAAAGTGGGTGCTTACGTTTTTGGTTATCTGGTGATCGCCAAAGCCTCGCTGCGGTTCTATGTGCTGGCGGAACTCAGTCAGTTTCTGCTGTTGACCGGGTTTGCCCGCTGGCTGATTCCATTGCATGGCGCGCTGGGCGCAT